One genomic segment of Amycolatopsis sp. Hca4 includes these proteins:
- a CDS encoding AraC family transcriptional regulator, with product MSLDELRDLLARHARPDLSTDIDAVRIFRADRPSPPIPTTYGQVLALVAQGAKRFALGDRLYEYRAGEYLVASVDLPVTAQFLRADPGEPALGFGLDLRPAAVAEVLLAADAGDLPELEPGAPAGLAVSTASPELLDAVVRLLRLLDRPRDIAVLAPLIKREIIWRLLTGEQSAVLRQFGLPDSSLSHIARAVQWIRDNYALPFRVEEVAQRAGMSVSAFHRNFQAVTSMSPIQYQKQIRLQQARLLLAADPGDIAGISRQVGYESPAQFSREYRRQFGDPPRRDAVRLGVNVRTGGS from the coding sequence ATGTCGCTCGACGAGTTGCGTGACTTGCTGGCCCGGCACGCCCGCCCCGATCTGAGCACGGACATCGATGCCGTGCGCATCTTCCGCGCCGATCGGCCCAGTCCGCCGATTCCGACCACCTACGGCCAGGTGCTGGCCCTCGTCGCCCAGGGCGCCAAGCGGTTCGCGCTCGGCGATCGCCTCTACGAGTACCGCGCCGGCGAGTACCTCGTCGCCTCGGTCGATCTGCCGGTGACCGCGCAGTTCCTGCGCGCCGACCCCGGGGAACCCGCGCTCGGGTTCGGCCTCGACCTGCGGCCGGCCGCGGTCGCCGAGGTGCTGCTGGCCGCCGATGCGGGTGACCTGCCGGAACTCGAGCCCGGCGCGCCGGCCGGCCTGGCCGTCAGCACCGCCTCGCCCGAACTGCTCGATGCCGTCGTCCGGCTGCTGCGGCTGCTCGACCGGCCGCGCGACATCGCGGTGCTCGCGCCCCTGATCAAGCGGGAGATCATCTGGCGGCTGCTCACCGGTGAGCAGAGCGCCGTTCTGCGCCAGTTCGGGCTGCCCGACAGCAGTCTCAGCCACATCGCCAGGGCCGTGCAGTGGATCCGCGACAACTACGCGCTGCCCTTCCGGGTCGAGGAGGTGGCGCAGCGGGCGGGCATGAGCGTCTCCGCGTTCCACCGCAACTTCCAGGCCGTCACCTCGATGAGCCCCATCCAGTACCAGAAGCAGATCCGCCTGCAGCAAGCCCGGCTGCTGCTCGCCGCCGATCCCGGTGACATCGCCGGGATCAGCCGTCAGGTCGGCTACGAAAGCCCCGCGCAGTTCAGCCGCGAGTACCGCAGGCAGTTCGGTGACCCGCCGCGCCGGGACGCCGTCCGCCTGGGCGTGAACGTCCGGACGGGCGGCAGTTGA
- a CDS encoding xanthine dehydrogenase family protein subunit M, whose translation MREFAYQRAAQIRDALTAVADDAGARYLGGGTNIVDLMKCGVEEPTRLVDVRRLPLDGVSGTPDGGLVIGATTTNSDLAAHPEVRRRFPSVSQAVLAGASGQLRNMATVGGNLLQRTRCGYFADLSRPCNKRTPGSGCAAIEGVHHNHAVLGHSEHCVATHPSDMAVALAALDAVVCYETLDGPGEVPLSRFYLPVGDRPDRETALPAGALITAVVLPGAAAGLRSRYRKVRERASYAFATVSVAAALDIRDGVVRDVRIALGGVASRPWRAGSAEALLRGTRPTADRLLACAEEALSEANPLPDNGYKVILARNLIEAVLGELAGTEMDR comes from the coding sequence GTGAGGGAGTTCGCCTACCAGCGCGCGGCGCAGATCCGCGACGCGCTCACGGCCGTCGCCGACGACGCCGGCGCCCGGTACCTGGGCGGGGGCACGAACATCGTCGACCTGATGAAGTGCGGAGTCGAGGAGCCGACCCGGCTGGTGGACGTGCGGCGGCTGCCGCTCGACGGCGTCAGCGGAACACCGGACGGCGGGCTGGTCATCGGTGCGACCACGACGAACAGCGACCTGGCCGCGCACCCGGAGGTGCGCCGCCGGTTCCCGTCGGTGAGCCAAGCCGTCCTCGCGGGGGCGTCCGGCCAGCTGCGGAACATGGCCACGGTGGGCGGCAACCTCCTGCAGCGGACCCGGTGCGGCTACTTCGCCGACCTCTCCCGGCCGTGCAACAAGCGGACACCCGGCAGTGGCTGTGCCGCGATCGAAGGCGTGCACCACAACCACGCGGTACTGGGCCACTCCGAGCACTGCGTGGCGACCCACCCCTCGGACATGGCGGTGGCGCTCGCCGCGCTGGACGCGGTCGTGTGCTACGAGACGCTCGACGGCCCCGGCGAGGTCCCGTTGTCCCGGTTCTACCTGCCGGTCGGTGACCGGCCGGACCGCGAAACCGCGTTGCCGGCGGGCGCGCTGATCACCGCCGTCGTCCTGCCGGGGGCCGCGGCGGGACTGCGGTCGCGTTACCGCAAGGTCCGCGAGCGCGCGTCGTACGCCTTCGCCACGGTCTCCGTCGCCGCGGCGCTCGACATCCGCGACGGCGTGGTGCGCGACGTGCGCATCGCGCTGGGCGGCGTGGCGTCACGTCCCTGGCGGGCCGGCTCCGCCGAGGCCCTGCTCCGCGGCACCCGGCCCACCGCCGACCGGCTCCTGGCCTGCGCCGAGGAGGCGTTGAGCGAGGCGAATCCGTTGCCCGACAACGGGTACAAGGTGATTTTGGCGCGGAACCTGATCGAGGCCGTGCTCGGTGAGCTCGCCGGAACGGAGATGGATCGATGA
- a CDS encoding (2Fe-2S)-binding protein, producing the protein MTEHTRSEITLRVNETTHRLSVDNRRTLLDALREDLGLTGPKKGCDQGQCGACTVLCDGRRVVSCLTLAVAADTTAVTTVEGLATEGELRPIQEAFVRLDGFQCGFCTPGQLCSAVGMLAEHAAGWPSAVTAADAPDRAPELDEAEVRERMSGNLCRCGAYPPIVRAVLETAAREGGAK; encoded by the coding sequence ATGACCGAGCACACCCGCAGCGAGATAACGCTGCGAGTCAACGAGACGACCCACCGGCTGTCGGTGGACAACCGCCGGACGCTGCTCGACGCGTTGCGGGAGGACCTCGGCCTCACCGGCCCCAAGAAGGGGTGCGACCAGGGGCAGTGCGGCGCCTGCACGGTGCTGTGCGACGGCCGCCGGGTGGTCTCCTGCCTCACCCTCGCGGTCGCCGCCGACACGACCGCCGTCACGACCGTCGAAGGACTGGCCACCGAGGGCGAACTGCGGCCGATCCAAGAAGCCTTCGTGCGCCTGGACGGCTTCCAGTGCGGCTTCTGCACGCCCGGGCAGCTCTGCTCGGCGGTCGGGATGCTCGCCGAACACGCGGCGGGCTGGCCCAGCGCTGTCACCGCCGCCGACGCACCGGACCGGGCGCCGGAACTGGACGAGGCCGAGGTGCGCGAGCGGATGAGCGGGAACCTGTGCCGCTGCGGGGCGTACCCGCCGATCGTGCGCGCGGTGCTCGAGACCGCGGCACGCGAGGGAGGTGCGAAGTGA
- a CDS encoding xanthine dehydrogenase family protein molybdopterin-binding subunit, translating into MNADAVGTPRPRIEGRLKVTGAAHYAADIPVPDLAHGWLVTATLSRGRIRDIDTSTALGMPGVLGVLDHRNAPRLNPAAGNYFGPDGSLQLLQDDVIPYAGRPLALVVAETPEQARAAAAAVRVTCEGEPHDLDFRLEHPAARPASTAFGPEADLGDLEAELAASAVVLEERYRTPEESHCAMEPHAATVWWDSDHLYAVDANQGAFSVSEVLAALWSIDRERVHVRSEHVGGGFGGKGACGPQVVLASMASRRFGRPVRIAMTRAQVFETTSSRPRTDQVLTVGADADGRLRAIHHRAAYALSPLSEYIEACTEQAKVLYAAPAIRTRLTAVPLDVLPPASMRGPGATPGSFALESAIDEVAERLGLDPLDLRLRNQPTVTPASGKPFSTRRLVSCMREGARRFGWAARDRRPRSRREGPLLIGSGMAATSFSAGVFPSKASITAETDGTFTVSIGASDIGTGARTAVAADALGVGTERIRLRIGDSDLGMAWGAGGSRGTTSWSFAITEAAEKLRDDPVRPTTATVDTTTLIDYQPERERQTYSAVFAEVSVDPATGEVRVRRLLGMFAVGRVINPLLARSQVVGGMIMGLSMALHEESVRDPRTGRLANGDWAGYHIAAHADVPGIEADFVPDYEPQDPSGFNGLGEIGTAGTAAAIANAVWHATGTRQRILPIRLDRVLEKSTAVAGELRAV; encoded by the coding sequence ATGAACGCGGATGCCGTCGGCACCCCACGCCCCCGGATCGAGGGCAGGCTCAAGGTCACCGGCGCCGCCCACTACGCCGCCGACATCCCGGTGCCGGACCTGGCCCACGGCTGGCTGGTGACCGCCACCCTCTCCCGAGGCCGGATCCGCGACATCGACACGTCGACCGCGCTCGGTATGCCGGGTGTGCTGGGAGTACTCGACCACCGCAACGCACCCCGCCTCAACCCCGCGGCCGGCAACTACTTCGGCCCGGACGGCAGCCTGCAGCTCCTGCAGGACGACGTGATCCCCTACGCGGGCCGGCCGCTCGCGCTGGTGGTGGCGGAAACGCCCGAGCAGGCCAGAGCGGCCGCGGCGGCGGTGCGGGTCACCTGTGAGGGCGAGCCGCACGACCTCGACTTCCGCCTGGAGCACCCGGCCGCGCGGCCGGCGTCGACCGCCTTCGGCCCGGAGGCGGACCTCGGCGACCTGGAGGCGGAGCTGGCGGCGTCCGCGGTCGTGCTCGAGGAGCGCTACCGCACTCCGGAGGAGAGCCACTGCGCGATGGAGCCGCACGCCGCGACCGTGTGGTGGGACTCCGATCACCTGTACGCCGTGGACGCCAACCAGGGCGCGTTCAGCGTGTCCGAGGTCCTCGCCGCGTTGTGGTCCATCGACCGGGAGCGGGTGCACGTGCGCTCCGAGCACGTGGGCGGGGGTTTCGGCGGCAAGGGCGCCTGCGGCCCGCAGGTGGTGCTCGCCTCGATGGCCAGCCGTCGGTTCGGCCGCCCGGTGCGGATCGCCATGACCCGGGCGCAGGTGTTCGAGACGACCTCGTCGCGGCCGCGGACGGACCAGGTGCTGACCGTCGGCGCGGACGCCGACGGCCGCCTGCGGGCCATCCACCACCGGGCGGCCTACGCCCTCTCACCGCTTTCGGAGTACATCGAGGCGTGCACCGAGCAGGCCAAGGTCCTGTACGCGGCGCCGGCCATCCGCACCCGGCTCACCGCCGTGCCGCTCGACGTCCTGCCGCCCGCCTCGATGCGCGGGCCCGGCGCGACGCCCGGCTCGTTCGCCCTGGAGTCGGCGATCGACGAGGTCGCCGAGCGGCTGGGCCTGGACCCGCTGGACCTGCGCCTGCGCAACCAGCCCACGGTCACGCCCGCGTCGGGCAAGCCCTTCAGCACCCGCCGCCTGGTGTCCTGCATGCGGGAGGGCGCGCGCCGGTTCGGCTGGGCGGCCCGGGACCGGCGTCCCCGCTCCCGGCGCGAAGGCCCGCTGCTGATCGGCAGCGGCATGGCCGCCACGTCGTTCAGCGCCGGGGTGTTCCCGTCGAAGGCCTCGATCACGGCGGAGACGGACGGGACGTTCACGGTGTCGATCGGGGCGAGCGACATCGGCACCGGCGCCCGGACCGCGGTCGCCGCCGACGCCCTGGGTGTCGGCACCGAACGGATCCGCCTCCGGATCGGCGACAGCGATCTCGGCATGGCGTGGGGCGCGGGTGGTTCGCGCGGGACGACGTCCTGGTCCTTCGCGATCACCGAGGCCGCCGAGAAACTGCGGGACGATCCCGTCCGGCCGACGACCGCGACGGTGGACACCACCACGCTGATCGACTACCAGCCGGAGCGGGAACGCCAGACCTACAGCGCGGTTTTCGCGGAGGTCAGCGTCGACCCGGCCACCGGCGAGGTCCGGGTCCGCAGGCTGCTGGGCATGTTCGCCGTCGGCCGGGTGATCAACCCGCTGCTGGCCCGCAGCCAGGTGGTCGGCGGGATGATCATGGGGCTGTCCATGGCCCTGCACGAGGAGAGCGTGCGAGACCCCCGCACCGGCCGGCTGGCGAACGGCGACTGGGCGGGCTACCACATCGCCGCGCACGCCGACGTCCCCGGCATCGAGGCGGATTTCGTGCCGGACTACGAGCCCCAGGACCCGTCGGGGTTCAACGGCCTCGGCGAAATCGGCACCGCAGGCACCGCGGCGGCGATCGCCAACGCCGTGTGGCACGCCACCGGCACCCGCCAGCGGATCCTCCCGATCCGCCTCGACCGCGTGCTGGAGAAGAGCACCGCGGTCGCGGGCGAACTTCGTGCGGTGTGA
- a CDS encoding AAA family ATPase, translating to MTGVELFGRHDELAGISGFLDRVRQGGCVRLIRGEPGVGKSALMTAAAELALSQGMHALRASGSEFEADVGYSCLNQLLLPAHAALDRLPPGPREALSVALGFGAGAPPDVLLVCNAALLLVTELAADRPVVLVVDDVPWIDRASAVVLGFLARRLEGRRAGLLLSARTGSTSFPGLLSEHVVEPLDDEAAGRLVETLHPQMPARVRRRLLDLAQGNPLALLELPAALLGSARRTVPDAEVVPLSDRLQAIFAARLTALPDATRQVLLLATFEGAGDVRVLRAALPDRPSLEDLAPAERAQLVRVDDATARIAFRHPLIRSAVVAMSTHEERRTAHLALAGAVDRDRRAWHLAAAALGPDEEVAELLDDAARRVLLRGDGFAAIAALVRAAELSTTSAGRGRRLAEAAYIGAEVNGTVDDAEILLTDARRAAPDSAGSLHAASAAAFLMINGDGDVNTAHRLLTGAIETGDHGYRADDPALVEAMHTLLLLCWYGSTPEHWKPFFSVLRRLRPQPPDLLALAADSFADPVRTGKAALPRVDAVLRTLTDDVDPARVVRAGTAAVYLDRLGDCREASWRLVRHGRDGGAPRRHLGALMHLCLDDYLVGRWDEAEELADEGQRICDTGGYPFFAWYFRYSRAILAAGRGRFDEAYTLADEITHWALPRGVAAAVLFAHHPRVLAAAGQGDHDAAFGHAAAMSPPGVLASHVPHCTWVMFDLVEAAVRIGRTTEATAHVRAMRDADVGALSSRTALLQAGAEALVLDDDEQVPRLEAALAGAERWLFDRSRVRLALGEKLRRTRSAAQAQQHLLAAHGGFAAMAAGPWLSRVAGELRAAGYRPATEQRGEPTALTAQEAQIAQLAASGLTNKQIAERLYLSHRTVGAHLYRIFPKLGVTSRAGLRDALSPPAV from the coding sequence GTGACCGGTGTCGAACTGTTCGGGCGTCACGATGAGCTCGCCGGGATTTCCGGGTTCCTGGACCGGGTGCGGCAAGGCGGCTGCGTCCGGCTGATTCGCGGCGAACCGGGTGTCGGCAAGTCCGCCCTCATGACCGCCGCGGCGGAACTCGCGCTCTCTCAAGGGATGCACGCGCTGCGGGCGTCCGGTTCGGAGTTCGAAGCCGACGTCGGCTACTCCTGTCTCAACCAGTTGCTGCTTCCCGCGCACGCGGCTCTGGACCGGCTCCCACCCGGCCCGCGCGAGGCACTGTCGGTGGCGCTCGGTTTCGGAGCCGGTGCGCCCCCGGACGTTCTCCTGGTCTGCAACGCCGCGCTGCTGCTCGTCACGGAGCTCGCGGCCGACCGGCCGGTCGTCCTGGTCGTCGACGACGTGCCGTGGATCGACCGGGCGAGTGCCGTCGTCCTCGGCTTCCTGGCCAGGAGGCTCGAGGGCCGCCGGGCCGGGCTGCTGCTGTCGGCCAGAACGGGCTCGACGAGCTTTCCCGGCCTGCTGTCCGAACACGTCGTCGAACCGCTCGACGACGAGGCGGCCGGACGGCTGGTCGAAACCCTTCACCCGCAGATGCCGGCCCGGGTGCGGCGGCGGCTGCTCGACCTCGCCCAGGGCAACCCTCTCGCGTTGCTGGAGCTGCCCGCCGCGTTGCTGGGTTCCGCGCGGCGCACGGTGCCGGACGCCGAAGTCGTTCCCCTCAGCGATCGCCTGCAGGCGATCTTCGCGGCACGCCTCACCGCACTGCCCGACGCCACCCGGCAGGTGCTGCTGCTCGCCACCTTCGAAGGCGCCGGCGACGTCCGGGTACTCCGCGCCGCGCTCCCCGACCGGCCCAGCCTGGAGGACCTGGCTCCCGCCGAACGTGCCCAGCTGGTGCGCGTGGACGACGCGACGGCCCGGATCGCGTTCCGGCACCCCCTGATCCGGTCGGCGGTCGTGGCGATGTCCACCCACGAGGAGCGCCGCACCGCGCACCTCGCCCTCGCCGGTGCCGTGGACCGGGACCGCCGCGCGTGGCACCTCGCGGCGGCCGCACTCGGCCCCGACGAGGAGGTGGCGGAACTCCTCGACGACGCGGCGCGTCGCGTGCTGCTCCGCGGGGACGGCTTCGCGGCGATAGCGGCCCTGGTCCGCGCCGCCGAGCTGAGCACCACGAGCGCCGGCCGGGGACGGCGGCTCGCCGAGGCCGCGTACATCGGCGCGGAGGTCAACGGCACCGTCGACGACGCCGAAATCCTGCTGACCGACGCCCGCCGGGCGGCTCCGGACTCCGCGGGCTCCCTGCACGCGGCCAGCGCGGCCGCCTTCCTCATGATCAACGGGGACGGCGACGTGAACACCGCGCACCGGCTGCTGACCGGTGCCATCGAGACCGGCGACCACGGCTACCGGGCCGACGACCCCGCGCTCGTCGAGGCCATGCACACCCTCCTGCTGCTGTGCTGGTACGGCAGCACGCCGGAGCACTGGAAACCGTTCTTCTCGGTCCTGCGGCGGCTCCGGCCGCAGCCGCCGGACCTGCTCGCGCTGGCCGCCGACAGCTTCGCCGATCCGGTACGCACCGGGAAAGCCGCTCTGCCCCGGGTCGACGCGGTCCTGCGGACGCTGACCGACGACGTCGACCCCGCCCGCGTCGTGCGGGCCGGGACCGCCGCGGTGTACCTCGACCGCCTCGGCGACTGCCGCGAGGCGTCCTGGCGGCTGGTCCGGCACGGGCGGGACGGCGGCGCACCCCGACGGCACCTCGGGGCCCTGATGCACCTGTGCCTCGACGACTACCTGGTGGGGCGGTGGGACGAGGCCGAAGAACTCGCCGACGAGGGACAGCGGATCTGCGACACCGGCGGCTACCCGTTCTTCGCCTGGTACTTCCGCTACAGCCGGGCGATCCTCGCCGCCGGCCGCGGGCGGTTCGACGAGGCGTACACGCTCGCCGACGAGATCACGCACTGGGCGCTCCCCCGCGGCGTGGCGGCCGCCGTGCTGTTCGCGCACCACCCGCGGGTCCTCGCCGCCGCGGGGCAGGGTGACCACGACGCCGCTTTCGGCCACGCCGCCGCCATGAGCCCGCCCGGTGTGCTCGCCTCCCACGTCCCGCACTGCACGTGGGTCATGTTCGACCTGGTCGAGGCGGCCGTGCGGATCGGCCGCACGACCGAAGCGACGGCACACGTCCGCGCGATGCGGGACGCGGACGTGGGGGCGTTGTCGTCCCGGACGGCCTTGCTCCAGGCCGGCGCCGAGGCCCTTGTCCTCGACGACGACGAGCAGGTGCCCCGCCTGGAAGCCGCGCTGGCCGGCGCCGAGCGGTGGCTGTTCGACCGGTCGCGGGTGCGGCTGGCGCTCGGCGAGAAACTGCGCCGGACCCGGTCGGCAGCGCAGGCGCAGCAGCACCTCCTCGCCGCCCACGGCGGATTCGCCGCCATGGCGGCCGGACCGTGGCTCTCCCGGGTGGCCGGGGAGCTGCGTGCCGCCGGCTACCGCCCGGCCACCGAGCAGCGGGGTGAGCCGACCGCGCTGACGGCGCAGGAGGCCCAGATCGCGCAGCTGGCGGCGAGCGGCCTGACCAACAAGCAGATCGCCGAGCGCCTGTACCTTTCGCACCGGACGGTCGGGGCCCACCTCTATCGGATCTTCCCCAAGCTGGGTGTCACGTCTCGCGCCGGCCTCCGGGATGCTCTGTCGCCGCCTGCGGTCTGA